In Rhinatrema bivittatum chromosome 11, aRhiBiv1.1, whole genome shotgun sequence, a single window of DNA contains:
- the LOC115100957 gene encoding gap junction alpha-4 protein-like — MGEWDFLKHLLDEVQEHSTLIGKIWLTVLFIFRILVLCVAGESVWGDEQSDFVCNTQQPGCENVCYDQAFPISHIRFWVLQFLFVSTPTLLYLGHVIYLSRREEKQMWRECELRGLQTQDLQTESFLDKKPSKKLKIQGSLMLTYTISVICKSIFEAGFLLGQWYLYGFVMPPVYVCERDPCPHKVDCFISRPTEKTIFIFFMMVVALVSLLLNLLELAHLKYKSKSQNQRKSSPLSAMNSFLQKPSEVQIKPFEDEPYFYLPMSEAHPPYTGSSKPSQNPFSTMPVNAAALQTEERPLSRVGSSTSKQQYV; from the coding sequence ATGGGGGAGTGGGACTTTTTGAAGCATCTCCTGGATGAGGTGCAGGAGCACTCCACGCTCATTGGGAAGATCTGGTTGACTGTGCTCTTCATTTTCCGGATCTTGGTCCTGTGCGTAGCTGGAGAGTCTGTCTGGGGGGATGAACAGTCAGACTTTGTCTGCAATACCCAGCAGCCCGGCTGCGAAAATGTCTGTTATGACCAGGCTTTCCCCATCTCCCACATCCGATTCTGGGTTCTGCAGTTCCTGTTTGTCAGCACTCCAACTCTGCTCTACCTTGGTCATGTGATCTACCTGTCCAGGCGGGAAGAAAAGCAGATGTGGCGTGAGTGTGAGCTCAGAGGTCTCCAGACACAAGACCTGCAAACAGAATCTTTTTTGGATAAGAAACCCTCCAAGAAGCTCAAAATACAGGGGTCCTTGATGCTCACCTACACtataagtgtcatttgtaaaaGTATCTTTGAAGCGGGATTTCTGCTTGGCCAGTGGTATTTGTATGGCTTTGTTATGCCTCCtgtttatgtgtgtgaaagagacccATGCCCTCACAAAGTAGACTGCTTTATCTCCCGTCCTACCGAGAAGACCATCTTCATCTTTTTCATGATGGTGGTAGCTCTGGTGTCGCTTCTTCTCAACCTGCTGGAGCTTGCTCACCTGAAATACAAAAGCAAATCTCAGAATCAGAGGAAGAGCTCGCCTCTATCGGCTATGAACAGCTTCCTGCAGAAGCCATCAGAGGTTCAAATCAAACCCTTTGAGGATGAGCCCTACTTCTACCTTCCTATGTCGGAGGCTCATCCTCCCTACACAGGCTCCAGCAAACCATCCCAGAATCCCTTCTCCACAATGCCTGTGAATGCTGCTGCTCTCCAGACTGAGGAAAGGCCATTGAGCAGAGTGGGAAGCTCTACTTCCAAACAACAATACGTGTAA